Proteins encoded in a region of the Corynebacterium breve genome:
- a CDS encoding DUF5129 domain-containing protein has protein sequence MLKPIEVQRLENETAQQGLPDVVQQVDYLVFAENDENLNDTVEEYARDNRPDLIAPDDDHFTDGHLIVAVGYDPQMNGVYCGNDVCDQLDLWSGKHLNRTLESAKDFLRDKAIASGLLASVAYAGDEEAVAQDRADSDRADKIALGVGGGFAAVGLMSAGGAIAYSRRKKKRDRIEEARSDYDYVMKHYADTAQRLDEIDIRAHSLTSPLANAELRKQWADVRDRFLELDNAVQSFRGLSVSADDDTFHEHYAELNTAEETTLQVKTAEQNIETIYQVEHGDEGARLELLNELKSDLLQAETTVKSDSLRARVTEQISKLDTLRSDLSAPNFLEQFVVLLGDVSMVLATVDAQEFSDVDREADRTPPAVYDTNYRVGTGVNNYVPFYLMASWHDSDVQAHQAAESSANTSFSSGFSGGGGSSSF, from the coding sequence TTGCTCAAGCCTATTGAGGTTCAACGGCTAGAAAACGAGACTGCACAGCAAGGCCTCCCGGACGTTGTTCAGCAGGTGGACTACTTGGTGTTTGCAGAAAATGACGAAAACCTCAATGACACAGTCGAGGAGTATGCCCGCGACAATCGCCCTGATCTGATCGCCCCAGACGACGATCACTTCACCGATGGCCACCTGATTGTTGCGGTGGGGTACGACCCGCAAATGAATGGTGTCTACTGCGGAAACGACGTGTGTGACCAGCTTGATCTGTGGAGTGGAAAGCACCTCAATCGGACTTTGGAATCGGCCAAGGACTTCCTGCGAGACAAAGCGATTGCGTCCGGTTTACTCGCCTCGGTAGCGTATGCCGGCGACGAGGAAGCGGTGGCACAGGATCGGGCAGATTCTGACCGCGCAGACAAGATTGCGCTAGGGGTTGGGGGAGGCTTCGCAGCTGTTGGCCTTATGTCCGCAGGTGGCGCGATTGCTTACTCTCGGCGCAAGAAGAAGCGAGATCGGATTGAAGAGGCACGTAGCGACTATGACTATGTGATGAAGCATTACGCGGACACCGCGCAGCGCCTAGATGAGATCGATATCCGTGCGCATTCGTTGACCTCTCCTTTAGCAAATGCTGAACTTCGTAAGCAATGGGCTGATGTGCGCGACCGTTTCTTGGAGCTGGATAACGCGGTGCAATCTTTCCGTGGACTTTCTGTGTCGGCGGACGATGACACGTTCCACGAGCACTACGCAGAGCTCAACACTGCCGAGGAGACTACGCTGCAGGTCAAGACCGCCGAGCAGAATATCGAGACGATCTACCAAGTAGAGCATGGGGATGAAGGGGCTCGCCTGGAGCTTCTCAATGAGTTAAAGAGCGACTTGCTCCAAGCCGAGACCACCGTGAAGTCGGATTCACTGCGGGCCAGGGTGACTGAGCAGATCAGCAAGCTAGATACGCTGCGCTCCGATTTGTCTGCCCCGAACTTCCTAGAGCAGTTTGTCGTTCTCCTGGGCGATGTCTCGATGGTTCTGGCGACTGTCGACGCACAGGAATTTTCCGATGTGGATCGCGAGGCGGACCGCACTCCGCCTGCCGTATACGACACCAACTACCGAGTGGGTACCGGCGTGAACAACTATGTGCCTTTCTACTTGATGGCCTCCTGGCACGATTCAGACGTGCAGGCGCACCAGGCGGCGGAATCGTCGGCGAATACGTCGTTTAGTTCGGGGTTCTCTGGCGGAGGGGGTTCATCTAGCTTTTAA
- a CDS encoding nitronate monooxygenase, translating to MSTSPHHALTLPPVIAAPMAGGPSTPALANAVDFGFLALGTCSLKEAEDQLAQVNAPYGVNLFYPQADEPQLSDINAVAKELSVDVPSVDLTNGFAQKFALILSLDNPPAVVSSTFGCFTVGEIDALHERGIEAWVTVTNPRDAEIASRRGADRLVVQGPEAGGHRSTWSIFEEPDQRPLAQLLSAVQEVSELPLIAAGGARTSEDVADLIARGAQSVACGSAFLLADEAGTSQFNRELLEAGGSSISTRAFSGRYARGMETEFTRTHEDMAALYPYLNAMLKPRRAEQEYAYCLVGIDPERIHVGAASQLQETLLP from the coding sequence ATGAGTACGTCCCCTCACCATGCCCTGACTCTTCCACCTGTGATCGCTGCCCCCATGGCCGGTGGGCCGTCGACTCCTGCGCTGGCCAATGCAGTCGATTTCGGTTTCCTCGCCCTTGGTACTTGCTCGTTGAAGGAGGCCGAAGATCAGCTTGCACAAGTTAACGCCCCGTATGGCGTGAACCTTTTTTATCCGCAGGCCGATGAACCCCAGCTTTCGGACATCAACGCTGTGGCCAAGGAGCTTTCTGTCGACGTTCCAAGTGTTGACTTGACCAATGGGTTCGCGCAGAAGTTCGCACTCATCCTCTCGCTTGACAACCCGCCCGCGGTGGTTTCCTCGACGTTTGGGTGTTTCACTGTCGGGGAGATCGACGCGCTCCACGAACGTGGCATCGAGGCATGGGTTACCGTGACAAATCCGCGCGATGCCGAGATCGCTTCTCGACGAGGCGCCGACCGACTCGTCGTCCAGGGCCCAGAAGCAGGCGGGCACCGCTCGACCTGGTCAATTTTCGAGGAACCAGACCAGCGGCCGCTTGCGCAGCTCCTTTCTGCTGTGCAAGAAGTATCCGAGCTGCCCCTGATCGCTGCGGGAGGTGCTCGTACCTCTGAAGACGTGGCAGATTTGATTGCGCGCGGCGCCCAGTCGGTCGCATGTGGTTCGGCATTCTTGCTTGCCGACGAAGCCGGCACCTCCCAATTCAACCGTGAGTTGTTGGAAGCCGGTGGGTCGTCGATAAGCACTCGTGCATTCTCAGGACGTTATGCGCGTGGCATGGAAACGGAATTTACCCGAACGCATGAGGATATGGCTGCGCTGTACCCGTACCTGAACGCGATGCTAAAGCCCCGTCGGGCGGAGCAGGAATATGCGTATTGCTTAGTTGGGATTGATCCGGAAAGAATTCACGTGGGAGCGGCCTCACAGCTACAAGAAACGCTGCTACCGTAG
- a CDS encoding NADPH-dependent FMN reductase: protein MKIGVILGSIREGRAGESVANWVMEATTGREAATYELIDLKEFNVPLLESSVVPGAANKQYDDENVTKWSQAIDACDAYILVTPEYNHSVPGGMKNAFDSLGSEWAGKPIAFVAYGAAGGTRSVEHWRTIVANFSMYDLRNQIDLNLFTEFGENGVQPNERRAGELEGILGELETITAQLNK from the coding sequence ATGAAGATTGGCGTTATTCTCGGCTCTATTCGTGAAGGCCGCGCTGGGGAGTCCGTAGCAAACTGGGTCATGGAAGCAACAACGGGCCGCGAAGCTGCGACTTACGAACTTATCGACCTAAAGGAATTCAACGTTCCCCTGTTGGAGTCTTCGGTTGTGCCAGGCGCTGCGAACAAGCAGTACGATGACGAGAACGTGACCAAGTGGTCCCAGGCGATCGATGCGTGCGACGCGTATATCCTTGTTACTCCTGAATACAATCACTCGGTTCCAGGTGGAATGAAGAATGCTTTCGACTCGCTCGGTTCCGAGTGGGCTGGCAAGCCAATCGCATTCGTTGCCTACGGCGCAGCAGGCGGCACCCGTTCGGTTGAGCACTGGCGCACAATTGTTGCAAACTTCAGCATGTATGACCTGCGCAACCAGATCGACTTGAACCTGTTTACCGAGTTTGGCGAGAACGGCGTACAGCCAAACGAGCGTCGCGCCGGTGAGCTTGAGGGCATCTTGGGAGAGCTTGAGACAATTACCGCTCAGCTGAACAAGTAA
- the pth gene encoding aminoacyl-tRNA hydrolase, whose product MFDFVKRLFARSASATSPAARTLSANDATWLVVGLGNPGAKYAATRHNVGYMALDHLLAENETHLEPVPGVKANVAVAGDVAYLRSTTYMNLSGEGVAPVARLLGIEPDHIIVIHDELDLPPGQVRLKLGGNENGHNGLKSITEQVGTRDYIRVRVGIGRPTDRQPIPEWVLGVVESSPELDEQIHLAAEATQLITKEGLSKAQNQVHSRGRR is encoded by the coding sequence GTGTTTGATTTTGTGAAACGCCTGTTTGCTCGATCAGCGTCTGCCACTTCGCCCGCCGCGCGCACTTTGAGCGCTAACGACGCCACCTGGCTGGTTGTTGGACTGGGCAACCCCGGTGCAAAATACGCAGCTACCCGCCACAATGTGGGGTACATGGCACTCGATCATCTTCTCGCGGAAAACGAGACGCACTTGGAACCTGTCCCCGGGGTCAAAGCGAACGTCGCCGTCGCTGGCGATGTGGCATACCTACGCTCGACCACATACATGAACCTTTCCGGCGAGGGAGTCGCTCCGGTAGCACGTTTGTTGGGAATCGAACCGGACCACATCATCGTCATTCACGATGAGCTGGACCTGCCTCCTGGACAAGTGCGACTCAAACTCGGAGGGAACGAGAACGGGCACAACGGCCTGAAGTCCATCACCGAACAGGTGGGTACTCGCGATTACATTCGTGTACGCGTGGGCATTGGTCGACCGACAGACCGCCAGCCCATCCCCGAATGGGTGCTAGGGGTTGTCGAATCGTCCCCCGAGCTCGACGAGCAGATCCACCTCGCCGCAGAAGCCACACAATTGATCACAAAGGAAGGCTTATCCAAAGCCCAAAATCAGGTGCATTCTCGCGGCCGACGATGA
- a CDS encoding HNH endonuclease family protein yields MRTGRFTLGVLALVLGTAAVGTLSQLDDAPAAQLLPPPATPEQVVTSPQEQLEALEVKGKAGSGGYSRNQFGADPTACGFRNAVLARHAQYLALDDDNCTVTWGVIHDPYSGETIDFVRGDGQIEIDHVVSLSNAWHTGAFQWSPEKRQEFAHDLDNLIPTRTDLNQQKSGGDAATWLPPNKSFRCEFASLQIRVKYKYGLWVAPAERDALSRQLTLCPSTD; encoded by the coding sequence ATGCGCACTGGCCGATTCACTCTGGGAGTACTTGCCCTTGTGCTGGGTACTGCCGCTGTTGGCACACTGAGCCAGCTCGACGATGCCCCGGCAGCACAGCTGCTTCCTCCGCCAGCAACGCCGGAGCAGGTTGTCACCAGCCCACAGGAGCAGCTGGAAGCACTCGAAGTCAAGGGTAAAGCGGGCAGCGGCGGATATTCGCGAAATCAATTCGGCGCAGACCCGACGGCCTGCGGATTCCGCAATGCAGTCTTGGCCCGGCACGCCCAGTACCTCGCGCTTGACGACGACAACTGCACTGTCACCTGGGGTGTTATTCATGATCCCTACTCTGGAGAAACAATCGACTTTGTCCGCGGCGACGGTCAGATCGAGATAGACCACGTGGTGAGTTTGTCAAACGCGTGGCACACGGGAGCTTTCCAGTGGTCCCCGGAAAAGCGTCAAGAGTTTGCCCACGACCTAGACAATCTGATTCCCACCCGAACTGATCTGAACCAACAGAAAAGTGGCGGCGACGCAGCCACCTGGCTCCCACCGAACAAGTCTTTCCGCTGCGAGTTCGCGTCACTTCAAATTCGCGTGAAGTACAAATACGGCCTGTGGGTGGCTCCCGCCGAACGGGATGCCCTGTCGCGTCAGCTCACGCTGTGCCCGAGCACAGACTAG
- a CDS encoding YihY/virulence factor BrkB family protein, with product MNSEESAFIVQVGGSTAEEVAGGSLEQNPLARGNRLSSASWALVARRTWNDFFLNAMMDRGAVQTFFMLLTFAPTVLAAYSIATLALAKNEAQVTELTDELISEYIPDGIADTVRGVVDVIVGSSSEGTIALVVGVLVALFSSSAWVRSFARSANYVYGRVEGRTVVPTWLVMWGLTIVMVLGAVMMLGAFLLRQSIVAVFLQPIAEPLGITGTVNFLLGIFLPVWAWLRYPVIAVLAIVMIALLYHYAPNVRPSRFRWLSFGSVFSICSIGIVWWLFSLYLSTFASTNAYGAVGTIIAVLMALWIMNVILVLGVKLDAEILRAKELQLGYDSEHTIQAPPRSSKAALHYANTQQRLEQAAQDIKLNAKKG from the coding sequence ATGAATAGCGAGGAGAGCGCCTTCATCGTGCAAGTTGGGGGAAGCACGGCGGAAGAAGTGGCTGGGGGATCGCTTGAGCAGAACCCATTGGCCAGGGGGAACAGGTTGTCGTCGGCAAGCTGGGCGTTAGTAGCGCGGCGCACTTGGAACGATTTCTTCCTCAACGCGATGATGGATCGTGGAGCCGTGCAAACCTTTTTCATGTTGCTGACCTTTGCTCCGACAGTCCTCGCCGCCTACTCGATTGCGACGTTGGCGCTGGCTAAGAATGAAGCGCAGGTCACGGAGCTTACCGACGAGCTGATCTCCGAGTACATCCCGGACGGGATCGCAGACACTGTCCGCGGGGTGGTAGACGTCATTGTGGGCTCTTCCTCCGAGGGCACAATTGCGCTGGTTGTTGGTGTATTGGTCGCATTGTTTTCTTCGTCTGCGTGGGTGCGTTCTTTCGCCCGGAGCGCGAACTACGTCTATGGGCGGGTCGAAGGGCGCACCGTCGTACCGACCTGGTTGGTGATGTGGGGCCTGACGATCGTGATGGTGCTCGGTGCAGTCATGATGCTTGGAGCGTTTCTCCTGCGGCAATCGATCGTGGCGGTGTTTCTCCAGCCGATCGCTGAGCCATTAGGCATCACCGGAACTGTGAATTTCCTTCTAGGGATCTTTCTTCCGGTTTGGGCGTGGCTGCGTTACCCAGTTATCGCCGTGCTGGCCATCGTGATGATTGCGCTGCTTTATCACTACGCGCCCAACGTGCGTCCCTCAAGGTTTCGCTGGCTGTCGTTTGGGTCAGTGTTCTCGATTTGTTCGATCGGCATCGTGTGGTGGCTTTTCAGTCTCTATCTCTCCACCTTTGCCTCAACAAATGCCTATGGAGCGGTGGGTACGATCATTGCGGTGCTCATGGCATTGTGGATTATGAATGTGATCTTGGTCCTTGGCGTTAAGCTGGACGCCGAAATCCTTCGCGCCAAGGAGCTGCAACTTGGCTACGACTCGGAGCACACGATCCAGGCTCCTCCACGATCCAGTAAGGCCGCGCTTCATTATGCAAATACTCAACAACGACTAGAGCAGGCTGCACAGGACATTAAACTCAACGCGAAAAAAGGCTAA
- a CDS encoding FABP family protein, with translation MNLHPNIEPFAFLIGTWVGSGRGKYPTINDFEYRETVTFASTPGKPFLRYEQKTKSPDGAPMHTEVGFLRPVGDLVEFTIAQPTGQTELLEGTIKILEDGSLELLLDEGTVANTATAKPVDGTKRRYVFDADRSKMTTEFEMEASGQAMQNHLISELAISNEV, from the coding sequence ATGAACCTGCATCCAAATATTGAACCGTTCGCCTTCCTGATCGGAACTTGGGTCGGCTCGGGCCGTGGCAAATACCCAACGATCAATGACTTCGAGTACCGAGAGACTGTGACTTTCGCATCAACCCCAGGGAAGCCTTTTCTGCGCTACGAGCAAAAAACCAAGTCTCCCGATGGCGCACCGATGCACACCGAGGTTGGTTTTCTTCGTCCGGTGGGTGATTTGGTCGAGTTCACTATCGCCCAGCCAACTGGCCAGACAGAGCTCCTCGAGGGAACGATCAAGATCCTCGAAGACGGCTCACTGGAACTGCTTCTCGACGAAGGCACTGTGGCCAACACCGCCACCGCGAAACCAGTCGACGGGACCAAGCGTCGCTACGTCTTCGACGCAGACCGTTCCAAAATGACCACTGAGTTTGAAATGGAAGCTTCAGGCCAGGCGATGCAAAACCACCTGATCAGCGAGCTCGCTATCTCCAACGAGGTCTAA
- a CDS encoding patatin-like phospholipase family protein, with the protein MIDARDTALVIEGGGMRNSYTAGAIARFIEKDVQFGWVGGVSAGSSHLCSLLSRDADRAKKAFTSFAGHPEFGGWQSLLRGTGYFNAEFIYENSDEALPFDFATFQSNPAELHIDGCRADTGETVSWTRKDIEKKQDILVRVRASSTMPLIMPMRVIDGAPFVDGALGESGGLLIGAAERAGFSKFAVLTSRTRDYWKSEVKRPETIRRLFRKYPAVAQAQIDRPARYNASKQRIIDLEESGKAKVFFPETMPVDVGERNVSKLLVAYNLGLDQIDREWESWMQFLQLS; encoded by the coding sequence ATGATTGATGCTCGCGACACTGCACTTGTTATTGAAGGTGGCGGAATGCGCAATTCCTACACCGCCGGCGCTATTGCCCGGTTTATTGAAAAGGACGTGCAGTTCGGCTGGGTCGGGGGAGTGTCTGCAGGGTCGTCGCATCTGTGCAGTCTGTTATCCCGCGATGCAGATCGTGCGAAGAAGGCTTTCACCTCGTTTGCGGGGCATCCGGAGTTTGGCGGCTGGCAGTCGCTCTTGCGCGGAACGGGATATTTCAATGCCGAGTTTATTTACGAAAATTCCGACGAGGCACTTCCATTCGACTTTGCTACGTTTCAGTCCAACCCGGCAGAGCTTCACATCGATGGGTGTCGCGCAGACACGGGAGAAACCGTCTCGTGGACCAGAAAAGATATTGAAAAGAAGCAAGATATCCTCGTTCGGGTGAGAGCTTCGTCAACTATGCCTTTAATCATGCCGATGCGTGTGATTGACGGAGCTCCATTTGTCGATGGAGCTCTCGGGGAATCCGGTGGTTTGCTTATCGGCGCCGCCGAACGCGCCGGCTTCAGCAAGTTTGCGGTGCTTACTTCACGTACCCGTGACTACTGGAAATCCGAGGTCAAGCGACCGGAGACGATTCGTCGCTTGTTCAGGAAATACCCTGCGGTGGCTCAAGCTCAAATTGACCGCCCGGCTCGTTACAACGCCTCCAAACAGCGCATTATTGATTTGGAAGAATCGGGTAAAGCAAAAGTGTTCTTTCCGGAAACTATGCCGGTTGACGTGGGGGAACGAAACGTGTCCAAACTTTTGGTTGCCTATAATCTCGGTTTAGACCAAATCGATCGTGAATGGGAATCGTGGATGCAGTTTCTTCAGCTTTCTTAG
- a CDS encoding peptide chain release factor 3 codes for MSTLSEAQRRRTFAVIAHPDAGKSTLTEALALHAHIITEAGATHGKGNRKATVSDWMEMEKDRGISIASSALQFEYAPEGHADEPYVINLVDTPGHADFSEDTYRVLSAVDAAVMLIDAAKGLEPQTLKLFRVCKARGLPIVTVINKWDRIGREPLELVDEIVTEIGLQPTPLYWPVGEAGDFRGLAHVNDEGEADNYIHFTRTAGGSTIAPEEHFSPEDAAAREGDAWETAVEEAELLAMDGATHNQELFEQCETSPLIFASAMLNFGVHQILDTLCEIAPAPHGRESDPKAVESSTSAMDESRDLNDDFSGVVFKVQAGMDRNHRDTLAFMRVVSGEFDRGMQVTHAQSGRSFSTKYALTVFGRTRDTVETAFPGDIIGLVNAGSLAPGDTIYSGRKVQYPPMPQFAPEHFRTLRAQSLGKYKQFRKALEQLDAEGVVQILRNDLRGDAAPVMAAVGPMQFEVMQSRMELEYNVETVTEPIPYSVARRTDAESAAELGRQRGVEIFTRTDGEYIALFGDKWKLAFVEKENPHLTMEPLVAD; via the coding sequence ATGAGTACGCTTTCGGAAGCACAACGTCGCCGCACATTCGCAGTCATCGCCCACCCCGACGCCGGTAAGTCGACGCTCACCGAAGCGCTCGCGCTGCATGCCCACATCATCACCGAGGCAGGTGCCACCCACGGAAAGGGCAACCGCAAAGCAACCGTTTCCGACTGGATGGAAATGGAAAAGGATCGTGGCATTTCCATCGCGTCCTCCGCACTGCAGTTTGAGTATGCTCCAGAAGGCCACGCCGACGAGCCTTACGTCATCAACCTCGTTGACACCCCAGGCCACGCCGACTTTTCCGAGGACACCTACCGCGTGCTCTCTGCCGTCGATGCTGCAGTCATGCTGATCGATGCCGCCAAAGGCCTCGAGCCACAGACCCTCAAGCTCTTCCGCGTTTGTAAAGCTCGCGGCCTGCCCATCGTCACAGTGATCAACAAGTGGGACCGCATCGGCCGCGAGCCGCTTGAGCTTGTCGACGAGATCGTCACGGAAATCGGCCTCCAGCCCACTCCCCTGTATTGGCCGGTCGGCGAAGCAGGCGATTTCCGAGGTCTTGCACATGTAAACGACGAGGGCGAAGCGGACAACTACATCCACTTCACCCGAACCGCGGGTGGCTCAACCATCGCACCAGAGGAACATTTCTCCCCTGAAGACGCTGCAGCGCGCGAAGGCGACGCATGGGAAACCGCAGTTGAAGAAGCTGAACTTCTCGCGATGGACGGCGCCACCCACAATCAAGAGTTGTTCGAGCAGTGCGAAACTTCTCCACTGATTTTCGCCTCGGCCATGCTGAACTTTGGTGTCCACCAGATCCTCGACACTCTGTGCGAAATCGCGCCTGCACCTCACGGGCGGGAGTCGGACCCAAAGGCGGTGGAGTCGTCGACAAGCGCCATGGATGAGAGTCGCGATCTCAACGACGATTTCTCCGGCGTTGTCTTCAAAGTGCAGGCAGGCATGGACCGGAATCACCGCGATACCCTGGCATTCATGCGCGTGGTGTCCGGCGAATTCGATCGTGGAATGCAGGTCACGCACGCCCAATCTGGCAGAAGCTTTTCTACGAAGTACGCGCTGACTGTGTTCGGACGCACCCGTGACACCGTTGAAACTGCATTTCCGGGTGACATCATCGGCCTGGTCAACGCTGGGTCCCTTGCCCCTGGCGACACGATCTATTCTGGGCGCAAAGTGCAATACCCTCCGATGCCACAGTTCGCGCCGGAGCACTTCCGTACGCTGCGCGCGCAGAGCCTAGGCAAGTACAAGCAGTTCCGTAAGGCCCTTGAGCAGTTAGATGCCGAGGGCGTTGTGCAGATTCTACGAAACGATCTTCGTGGCGACGCAGCACCCGTCATGGCCGCCGTTGGCCCAATGCAGTTCGAGGTCATGCAGTCCCGTATGGAGTTGGAATACAACGTCGAGACGGTCACTGAACCAATTCCGTACTCAGTTGCACGACGCACAGATGCCGAAAGCGCTGCGGAACTGGGTCGTCAGCGCGGGGTGGAGATCTTCACCCGCACCGACGGCGAATACATCGCCCTGTTTGGCGACAAATGGAAACTCGCATTCGTGGAGAAGGAGAATCCACACCTCACGATGGAGCCACTCGTCGCCGATTAA
- a CDS encoding DUF2200 domain-containing protein, which produces MAQERLFSMPFATIYPLYVAKVERKNRTVAELDEVLCWFTGHSPASLHAAAESDQTMREFFEHAPGITPHAALITGVVCGIRVEDIGDPLMQKIRYMDKLVDELAKGKALVKIMRSA; this is translated from the coding sequence ATGGCCCAAGAACGACTATTTTCCATGCCTTTTGCCACTATCTACCCGCTGTATGTGGCCAAGGTCGAACGCAAGAACCGCACAGTCGCCGAACTCGATGAGGTTCTCTGCTGGTTTACTGGCCATAGCCCTGCTTCATTGCATGCCGCGGCGGAGTCCGATCAGACCATGCGAGAATTCTTCGAGCACGCTCCGGGGATCACCCCTCATGCAGCGCTCATCACTGGGGTCGTCTGTGGGATTCGCGTGGAAGACATCGGCGATCCTCTCATGCAAAAAATCAGGTACATGGACAAGCTTGTCGACGAGCTTGCCAAAGGGAAAGCGCTGGTCAAGATCATGCGCTCGGCGTAG